Proteins encoded by one window of Methanomassiliicoccus luminyensis B10:
- a CDS encoding CDC48 family AAA ATPase translates to MNKVDKVLRVAEARSKDAGRGIARIDSAVMEVLGITPGDVVEIDGKKRTAALAWPGLPEDTNKGLVRIDGTVRRNAQVGIDDRIAVRKINAKDAAQVTVAPTKPLRIVGGEEYLRQMLEGRVIVKGDIVEVNTMEGRIDLMVTKCSPAADALLVNKATQFTVSDKPASEAPAVPRISYEDIGGLGDEVKKVREMIELPLRHPELFERLGVEAPKGVLLHGPPGTGKTLLAKAVASETNANFMTIGGPEIMSKYHGESEEHLRDIFKQAQENAPTIIFIDEIDSIAPKREEVSGETERRVVAQMLSLMDGLESRGKVVVIGATNRPNALDPALRRPGRFDREIEIGVPDRNGRLEILQIHTRGMPLEKDVDLEKLSDLTHGYVGADLSALVKEAAMRSLRRILPELDLDMESIPMDVLSKITVTSDDFRAALREMQPSSMREVLVETPNVRWNDIGGASEAKRELREAVEWPLKYGKLFDRMNAVPPRGILLYGPPGTGKTLLAKAVATESEANFISVKGPEFLNKWVGESEKGVRETFRKARQAAPCVIFMDEIDSIAPARGGGEGDNHVTERVISQMLTEMDGLEGLNDVIVIAATNRPDIMDPALLRPGRFDRLVSIPAPDLEGRKQILRIHTAKKPLADDVDLDELARKTEGYTGADLAAVANEAVMSTIRSMVEEGKDVSDEAIDNAKIPMNAFLEAVIRLRPTSRSAANVRVAPRWAGACNAE, encoded by the coding sequence ATGAACAAGGTTGACAAGGTGCTAAGGGTCGCTGAGGCCAGGTCCAAGGACGCCGGGCGCGGCATCGCCCGCATCGACTCCGCGGTTATGGAGGTCCTGGGGATAACCCCCGGCGATGTGGTGGAGATAGACGGCAAGAAGAGGACGGCGGCACTGGCGTGGCCCGGCCTGCCGGAAGATACCAACAAGGGACTGGTGCGCATCGACGGCACCGTCCGCAGGAACGCCCAAGTGGGCATCGACGACCGCATCGCGGTGCGGAAGATCAACGCCAAGGACGCCGCCCAGGTCACCGTGGCGCCGACCAAGCCGCTGCGCATCGTGGGCGGCGAGGAGTACCTCCGGCAGATGCTGGAGGGAAGGGTCATCGTCAAGGGCGATATCGTCGAGGTGAACACCATGGAGGGCCGCATCGATCTCATGGTCACGAAGTGCTCGCCCGCGGCCGACGCGCTGCTGGTGAACAAGGCCACCCAGTTCACGGTGAGCGACAAGCCCGCCAGCGAGGCGCCCGCCGTCCCCCGCATCTCCTATGAGGACATCGGGGGCCTCGGAGACGAGGTCAAGAAGGTGCGCGAGATGATCGAGCTGCCGCTCCGCCACCCCGAACTGTTCGAGAGGCTGGGGGTGGAGGCGCCGAAAGGCGTGCTGCTGCACGGCCCTCCCGGAACCGGGAAGACGCTGCTGGCGAAGGCTGTGGCATCGGAAACGAACGCCAACTTCATGACCATCGGCGGACCGGAGATCATGTCCAAGTACCATGGGGAAAGCGAGGAGCACCTGCGCGACATCTTCAAGCAGGCCCAGGAGAACGCTCCCACCATCATCTTCATAGATGAGATAGACTCCATCGCCCCGAAGCGCGAGGAGGTGTCCGGCGAGACGGAGCGCCGCGTGGTGGCCCAGATGCTGTCCTTAATGGACGGCCTGGAGTCCCGCGGGAAAGTGGTGGTCATAGGCGCGACCAACAGGCCGAACGCGCTGGACCCCGCCCTCCGCCGGCCCGGCCGGTTCGACCGCGAGATCGAGATCGGAGTGCCTGACCGCAACGGTCGGCTGGAGATCCTGCAGATCCACACCCGCGGCATGCCGCTGGAGAAGGATGTGGACCTGGAGAAGCTGTCCGACCTGACCCACGGGTACGTGGGGGCGGACCTTTCTGCGCTGGTCAAGGAGGCGGCCATGCGGTCGCTGCGCCGCATACTCCCGGAGCTGGACCTGGACATGGAGTCCATCCCCATGGACGTGCTGAGCAAGATCACCGTCACCTCTGACGACTTCAGGGCCGCTCTGAGGGAGATGCAGCCCTCCTCCATGAGGGAGGTCCTGGTGGAGACACCGAACGTCCGCTGGAACGACATCGGCGGAGCGTCCGAGGCGAAGCGCGAGCTGCGCGAGGCGGTGGAGTGGCCGCTCAAATACGGCAAGCTCTTCGACCGCATGAACGCCGTCCCGCCCAGGGGCATCCTCCTGTACGGCCCGCCCGGGACGGGGAAGACCCTCCTGGCCAAGGCCGTGGCCACCGAGTCGGAGGCGAACTTCATCTCCGTCAAGGGTCCGGAGTTCCTCAACAAGTGGGTCGGCGAGTCGGAGAAGGGCGTGAGGGAGACTTTCCGCAAGGCCCGCCAGGCCGCCCCCTGCGTCATCTTCATGGACGAGATCGACTCCATCGCTCCCGCCAGGGGCGGCGGCGAGGGCGACAATCACGTGACGGAGCGCGTGATCTCCCAGATGCTGACGGAGATGGATGGGCTGGAAGGGCTGAACGATGTCATCGTCATCGCCGCCACCAACAGGCCGGACATAATGGACCCGGCACTGCTCCGCCCCGGCCGGTTCGACCGGCTGGTGAGCATCCCCGCGCCGGACCTGGAAGGCAGGAAGCAGATCCTCAGGATCCACACCGCCAAGAAGCCCCTGGCCGACGATGTCGACCTCGACGAGCTGGCCCGGAAGACCGAGGGCTACACCGGGGCGGACCTCGCGGCGGTCGCCAACGAGGCCGTGATGAGCACCATACGCTCCATGGTCGAGGAGGGCAAGGACGTGAGCGATGAGGCCATCGACAACGCCAAGATCCCCATGAACGCCTTCCTGGAGGCGGTGATCAGGCTCCGCCCCACCTCCCGGTCCGCGGCCAACGTCAGGGTCGCTCCCCGATGGGCGGGCGCCTGCAACGCCGAATGA
- a CDS encoding NADPH-dependent F420 reductase translates to MKIGVIGNGRVGSALAAGLERIGHQVRFGHRDPEEPVKDAAEWGELIIMAVPFVELRNAARSVGAAADGKIVVDVTNPLNRDGEWGIGYTTSAAEELQRALPNAKVVKCFNTVFAQNQSIGMVGDVSLTAFVAGNDKGSREAVMDLAREMGYEPVDAGPLHSARYLEPMGMQLISLAFIQGMGPYIGYRLVIGNRP, encoded by the coding sequence ATGAAGATAGGGGTTATCGGGAACGGGCGCGTGGGCTCGGCCCTGGCGGCCGGACTGGAGAGGATCGGGCACCAGGTAAGGTTCGGCCATCGGGACCCCGAGGAGCCGGTGAAGGATGCCGCGGAGTGGGGAGAGCTGATCATTATGGCCGTTCCGTTCGTGGAGCTGCGGAACGCCGCCCGTTCCGTCGGCGCGGCCGCGGACGGGAAGATCGTGGTGGACGTCACCAACCCCCTGAACCGGGACGGGGAGTGGGGCATCGGGTATACTACCTCGGCGGCGGAGGAGCTGCAGAGAGCGCTGCCGAACGCCAAGGTGGTAAAGTGCTTCAACACCGTGTTCGCGCAGAACCAGAGCATCGGGATGGTGGGCGACGTTTCCCTAACGGCGTTCGTGGCCGGCAATGATAAGGGGTCCAGGGAGGCGGTAATGGACCTGGCCAGGGAGATGGGGTACGAGCCGGTGGATGCGGGGCCGCTCCATTCCGCGCGTTACCTAGAGCCCATGGGCATGCAGCTGATCAGCCTCGCCTTCATCCAGGGCATGGGTCCGTACATAGGGTACCGGCTGGTGATCGGGAATAGACCCTGA
- a CDS encoding zinc-ribbon domain-containing protein, whose product MFGPSSVKCGRCGGEVKGGSRYCTSCGAVLSAPEGASCPRCGTGIAGGASFCPRCGYDLTSKAGRPRSRAGPLVSVMTIAATAIVLVLVLNNAGPVLDPLNPLGPPDYSMGTGTVEYTWEHDRRTYSLQVNITSDEYQRYREDNIARQARSFTQMVQLADQYVTSDDSVIREVAASFERTRDDLGLDKTKTIELVLSFIQTIAYVEDSESTLRDEYWRYPVETLQDKVGDCEDKVFLFASIMEAMGYDAVALFFDGHAAAGIDLEGAKGSHYSYEGTEYYYCETTSYGWDIGETPQGLSGAFVAQVE is encoded by the coding sequence ATGTTCGGACCGAGCTCGGTCAAATGCGGCCGGTGTGGGGGCGAGGTGAAGGGGGGGTCGCGATATTGCACCTCCTGCGGAGCGGTCCTGTCGGCGCCGGAGGGGGCGTCCTGCCCCCGGTGCGGCACCGGCATCGCGGGAGGGGCGAGCTTTTGCCCCAGGTGCGGCTACGACCTGACCTCGAAGGCCGGCCGCCCCCGGTCGAGAGCGGGGCCGCTGGTGTCGGTCATGACGATCGCCGCGACGGCCATCGTGCTGGTGCTGGTCCTTAACAACGCGGGCCCGGTGCTGGATCCCCTGAACCCCCTGGGGCCGCCGGACTACTCGATGGGCACCGGTACGGTGGAGTACACCTGGGAGCATGACAGGAGGACGTACAGCCTGCAGGTGAACATCACCTCCGACGAGTACCAGCGGTACCGCGAGGACAACATAGCGAGGCAGGCCCGCAGCTTCACCCAGATGGTCCAGCTGGCTGATCAGTACGTTACGTCGGACGACAGCGTGATACGGGAAGTGGCCGCCTCGTTCGAGAGGACCCGGGACGACCTTGGCCTGGACAAGACGAAGACCATCGAGCTGGTGCTATCCTTCATACAGACCATCGCGTACGTCGAGGATAGCGAGAGCACCCTGCGCGATGAATACTGGCGCTACCCGGTGGAGACGCTCCAGGACAAGGTGGGGGACTGCGAGGACAAGGTCTTCCTGTTCGCGTCCATCATGGAGGCCATGGGGTACGACGCGGTCGCTCTCTTCTTCGACGGCCATGCCGCAGCGGGCATCGACCTGGAGGGGGCGAAGGGGAGCCACTATTCGTACGAGGGGACGGAATATTACTATTGCGAGACCACCTCGTACGGCTGGGATATCGGAGAGACCCCCCAGGGCCTCAGCGGTGCTTTCGTAGCGCAGGTCGAGTAA
- a CDS encoding ammonium transporter, producing the protein MRLKKRTEMMIALVVACLAIMIVATWNVSAAGEELTTPSGEPGSTSDSSLIQDENTKYSKNMDIWFMLMLVAFLMIFIRKYEWGVALATLLVTAGSFLAYMATQQFYFDQAWDQTLMIRGVICSITVVIAIGVFLGTIKMWQYLMVGALFGPIYAFVEWFLFQYLSGVVDPGGSILVHMCAAYFGLGVALAIRDKRAFNEPQYTTTHSVSFVWLASMLLFILWPSFVTSLLPADQVTWGMITCYMAGIGSIITTYIVCQAVQKKVNPLIFTYAMLAGPVAIGSPLLSVNQWGALVIGLVAGVVSALSFIYLQPWLTKKIGAMDVMGVHNLHGMGGWTGALAAALIVGSATNAIAAVSVALITLVTGAIVGAVVRVTRGKISDELLFNDDLDFIKNEMPSSASALNEMGAEADREVSGATH; encoded by the coding sequence ATGAGATTGAAAAAAAGAACGGAGATGATGATCGCATTGGTCGTAGCATGCCTTGCCATAATGATAGTGGCGACATGGAATGTATCGGCCGCGGGAGAGGAGCTGACGACCCCGTCGGGGGAGCCGGGGAGCACTTCGGACAGCAGCCTGATCCAGGATGAGAATACCAAGTACTCCAAGAACATGGACATCTGGTTCATGCTCATGCTGGTCGCCTTCCTGATGATATTCATACGCAAGTATGAATGGGGGGTGGCCCTGGCCACCCTTCTGGTCACCGCGGGCAGCTTCTTGGCATATATGGCGACCCAACAGTTCTATTTCGATCAGGCATGGGACCAGACCCTCATGATAAGGGGGGTCATCTGTTCGATCACGGTGGTGATCGCGATAGGTGTGTTCCTGGGAACGATCAAGATGTGGCAGTACCTGATGGTGGGGGCGCTCTTCGGGCCGATCTACGCCTTCGTCGAATGGTTCCTTTTCCAGTATCTTTCAGGAGTGGTCGATCCCGGAGGGTCCATACTCGTGCACATGTGCGCGGCATATTTCGGCCTGGGCGTCGCGTTGGCCATTAGAGATAAAAGAGCGTTCAATGAGCCGCAGTACACGACCACGCACAGCGTGAGCTTCGTGTGGTTGGCCAGCATGCTGCTGTTCATCCTTTGGCCATCGTTCGTGACCTCGCTCCTGCCCGCGGACCAGGTGACGTGGGGCATGATTACCTGCTATATGGCCGGCATCGGGTCGATCATAACGACCTACATCGTCTGCCAGGCAGTGCAGAAGAAGGTGAACCCGCTCATCTTCACTTATGCCATGCTCGCGGGCCCGGTAGCCATCGGTTCCCCCTTGCTGTCGGTGAACCAATGGGGCGCTCTCGTCATCGGCCTGGTCGCCGGTGTCGTGTCCGCCCTGTCGTTCATCTACCTGCAGCCTTGGCTGACCAAGAAGATCGGGGCGATGGATGTCATGGGCGTGCACAACCTGCACGGTATGGGCGGCTGGACCGGAGCGCTGGCCGCGGCCTTGATCGTCGGCAGCGCGACCAACGCCATCGCGGCAGTATCGGTCGCGCTGATAACCCTGGTCACAGGCGCCATCGTGGGCGCTGTGGTCAGAGTTACGCGCGGCAAGATCTCCGACGAGCTGCTCTTCAACGACGACCTCGACTTCATAAAGAACGAGATGCCGTCGAGCGCCTCGGCACTGAACGAGATGGGAGCAGAGGCCGACAGGGAGGTGAGTGGCGCAACCCATTGA
- a CDS encoding cobalamin B12-binding domain-containing protein codes for MSKNDEILGRLKKSIETWDVKLAETAAKEALDAGIKPGDAVENGLGKGMETISALFDEAKIYLPQVLAASTAMEAALKVLGPAMSGGVASAKGTVVLGTVHGDIHEIGKNVVAAMLRGAGYKVVDLGRDVPAEKFIEAADENKAKVVGASALMTTTMVVQKEIVDLVKEGSVNIKTIFGGAPASEEWVASIGGDKYCPSGAQAVEMVNGLMKG; via the coding sequence ATGAGCAAAAATGATGAAATATTAGGACGTCTAAAAAAGTCCATTGAGACTTGGGACGTAAAGCTTGCCGAGACGGCCGCAAAGGAGGCCTTGGACGCAGGAATAAAGCCCGGCGATGCTGTTGAGAATGGTCTCGGGAAGGGAATGGAGACCATCAGCGCACTGTTCGACGAGGCCAAGATCTACCTGCCCCAGGTGCTGGCGGCGTCCACCGCTATGGAAGCTGCGTTGAAGGTGCTGGGGCCGGCCATGTCCGGCGGCGTAGCCTCGGCCAAGGGGACCGTGGTACTGGGCACTGTGCACGGTGACATCCACGAGATCGGCAAGAACGTGGTCGCGGCGATGCTCCGCGGCGCGGGCTACAAGGTCGTCGATCTGGGGAGGGACGTGCCGGCGGAGAAGTTCATAGAGGCGGCGGATGAGAACAAGGCCAAGGTCGTGGGGGCCTCGGCCTTGATGACCACCACCATGGTCGTCCAGAAGGAGATCGTCGACCTCGTGAAGGAGGGGAGCGTGAATATCAAGACCATTTTCGGTGGCGCACCTGCATCGGAAGAGTGGGTGGCGAGCATCGGCGGGGACAAGTATTGCCCGTCTGGTGCCCAGGCCGTTGAGATGGTGAACGGGCTCATGAAGGGGTGA
- the pylSc gene encoding pyrrolysine--tRNA(Pyl) ligase large subunit produces MIFDMTPSQKQRLRELGRVPDEGAAFSTAEDRDAAFIKEVAYYQSYNRNVVRDALDAPKRHPLSHMEEVLAQALVDEGFLDVKTPTIISGDSIRKMGISCAHPLNKQIFWVDGTRCLRPMLAPNLYFLMRHLKRNAQLPLRLFEIGPCYRIETHGSDHLEEFTMLNLVELAPQGDPLAQLHHHIATVMGAVGLDYQLCECDSEVYSRTIDVEVDGSEVASAALGPHALDRAHGIEDPWVGVGFGLERLLMSKSAESNIRKVGRSLIYLQGARIDV; encoded by the coding sequence TTGATCTTCGACATGACCCCGTCCCAGAAGCAGAGGCTTAGAGAGCTGGGGAGGGTCCCCGATGAAGGGGCCGCGTTCAGTACGGCAGAGGACAGGGATGCGGCTTTCATCAAGGAGGTCGCCTATTATCAATCATATAACCGTAACGTGGTCAGGGACGCACTGGATGCGCCGAAGCGCCATCCCCTTTCTCATATGGAAGAGGTCCTGGCCCAAGCCCTCGTCGACGAGGGCTTCTTGGATGTCAAGACCCCCACGATAATATCTGGGGATTCCATTCGAAAGATGGGCATCTCCTGCGCCCACCCCCTGAACAAGCAGATATTCTGGGTCGACGGGACAAGATGTCTACGGCCGATGCTGGCCCCGAACCTGTACTTCCTCATGAGGCACCTGAAGCGCAACGCTCAGTTGCCGCTTCGTCTGTTCGAGATAGGTCCTTGCTACCGGATAGAGACTCACGGTTCGGACCACCTCGAGGAGTTCACGATGCTCAACTTGGTAGAGCTGGCCCCCCAGGGCGATCCATTGGCCCAGCTGCACCATCACATAGCGACGGTGATGGGGGCGGTCGGTCTCGACTACCAGCTTTGCGAGTGCGACTCCGAGGTCTATTCCCGAACGATAGATGTCGAGGTGGACGGGTCCGAGGTCGCCTCGGCCGCTCTGGGCCCTCATGCGTTGGACCGCGCCCATGGGATCGAGGACCCCTGGGTCGGAGTGGGCTTTGGCCTGGAGCGCCTGTTGATGTCAAAGAGCGCCGAGAGCAACATCAGGAAGGTCGGGCGCAGCCTCATTTACTTACAGGGGGCAAGGATCGATGTATGA
- the pylB gene encoding methylornithine synthase PylB has protein sequence MYDSEAMTGSSEVEGVLQEAVEGKRLDLEETISLLSVRDPSTLEDLFCAAREVKEKNFGSSVFCYGFVYFSTHCRNDCSFCYYKRSNTDIARYRKTDEEIVALSSDLEDSGVHLVDLTMGEDPVIHRENGYHRLVEVVQKVNDSVDVPLMVSPGVMPQGSFRDLEQAGADWFACYQETHNRGLFRRLRPHQDYDERFSQKKWAMGSGMLAEEGIMIGVGESIEDRAWSIQTMRDLGVHQVRAMTYIPQQCGRTYGSTSTMLDELVTLAVMRLVHPDRLIPASLDIEGLNGLRPRLEAGANVITSIIPPNKGLAGVAQHELDIECGGRTVDQASEVLDDLGVRMAPSCAYKDLIEDWKRSIAVGGG, from the coding sequence ATGTATGACAGCGAGGCCATGACCGGATCGTCAGAGGTGGAAGGGGTACTGCAGGAGGCCGTGGAAGGGAAGCGATTGGACCTGGAGGAAACGATATCGCTGCTCTCCGTAAGGGATCCCTCGACATTGGAGGATCTATTCTGTGCCGCCAGGGAGGTCAAGGAGAAGAACTTCGGCAGCTCGGTGTTCTGCTATGGTTTCGTTTACTTCTCCACCCACTGCCGCAATGACTGCTCTTTCTGCTATTACAAGCGATCCAACACGGACATCGCAAGATACAGGAAGACGGATGAGGAAATCGTCGCTCTTTCCTCGGACCTGGAGGATTCCGGGGTCCATCTGGTCGACCTTACCATGGGCGAAGACCCTGTAATCCACAGGGAGAACGGCTATCATCGGCTTGTCGAGGTCGTTCAGAAGGTCAACGATTCCGTAGATGTGCCCTTGATGGTATCCCCCGGGGTAATGCCGCAAGGTTCCTTCCGGGACCTGGAACAAGCGGGTGCGGACTGGTTCGCCTGCTATCAGGAGACCCATAATCGCGGGCTGTTCAGAAGGCTGAGGCCCCACCAGGACTATGATGAAAGGTTCTCTCAGAAAAAATGGGCGATGGGCTCAGGCATGCTGGCCGAAGAAGGCATCATGATCGGCGTGGGCGAGAGCATCGAGGACAGGGCATGGTCCATCCAGACCATGAGGGACCTGGGTGTACACCAGGTGAGGGCAATGACCTACATCCCCCAGCAGTGCGGCCGGACATATGGCTCGACCTCGACGATGCTGGATGAGCTGGTCACCCTGGCGGTGATGCGCCTGGTGCACCCGGATAGGCTGATACCTGCCAGTTTGGACATCGAAGGCCTGAACGGGCTGAGGCCGAGGCTTGAGGCGGGGGCCAACGTCATTACCTCGATAATACCTCCGAACAAAGGCCTGGCGGGAGTGGCGCAGCACGAGCTGGACATTGAGTGCGGAGGTCGCACTGTCGATCAGGCCAGTGAGGTGCTGGATGATCTGGGCGTTCGAATGGCCCCTTCCTGCGCATACAAGGACCTCATCGAGGACTGGAAGAGATCGATCGCGGTCGGAGGGGGGTAG